A window of the bacterium genome harbors these coding sequences:
- a CDS encoding L-2-amino-thiazoline-4-carboxylic acid hydrolase, which translates to MVKTERELKNAIKSRAMAYAFIYEEMKKNLGVKKTDKFFSKSIYKFGESKCGKYKEAIEKGGLKALAKEFVKSSPLGGKIFRPGIEKVNEKECILTMKACPLVEAWKENKFSDDKIKTL; encoded by the coding sequence ATGGTTAAAACGGAGCGGGAACTAAAAAACGCCATTAAAAGCAGGGCAATGGCATACGCGTTTATTTATGAAGAAATGAAGAAAAATCTGGGAGTAAAAAAAACGGATAAATTTTTTTCAAAAAGCATCTATAAGTTTGGAGAATCGAAATGCGGAAAATATAAAGAGGCCATTGAAAAAGGCGGCCTGAAAGCTCTCGCGAAGGAATTCGTAAAATCCTCGCCTCTCGGCGGTAAAATTTTCAGGCCGGGAATAGAAAAAGTGAATGAAAAAGAATGTATTCTTACCATGAAAGCATGCCCTCTGGTTGAGGCATGGAAAGAAAATAAATTTTCGGACGATAAAATCAAAACATTATGA
- a CDS encoding undecaprenyl-diphosphate phosphatase: MNDIVKAVILGIVEGVTEFLPVSSTGHLILVNQYISFSERFTKMFDIVIQLGAILSVIVFFRSRILPFGKKSLVERDKIFDIWKKTIMGVIPALFIGALFKKQIEELLFNPVTVAVALVIGGIALILLEGRKTCDKIQTIENLNYKTSFLIGLIQCLAMIPGTSRSGATIIGAMLLGCSRIVAVEFSFYLAIPTIAAASAYSFLKAGMVLSSSELVSLSVGFIVSFLVAWIVIAGFMNFISKRDFKLFGYYRIILGGIVILSFLTKR; encoded by the coding sequence ATGAATGATATAGTTAAAGCTGTTATTCTCGGCATAGTCGAAGGGGTTACTGAATTTCTGCCTGTTTCCTCAACGGGGCATTTGATTCTTGTAAACCAGTATATTTCCTTCAGCGAACGGTTCACAAAGATGTTTGATATCGTAATACAGCTTGGCGCTATTTTATCCGTAATTGTGTTTTTCAGGAGCAGGATTTTGCCGTTTGGGAAGAAGAGTCTGGTTGAAAGAGATAAAATATTTGATATTTGGAAAAAGACAATTATGGGAGTAATTCCCGCCTTGTTTATCGGCGCGTTATTCAAAAAGCAAATAGAGGAGCTGTTATTTAATCCTGTAACCGTTGCCGTGGCGCTTGTAATCGGCGGAATTGCGCTGATTCTTTTAGAAGGCCGGAAAACATGCGATAAAATTCAGACAATTGAAAATTTAAATTATAAGACTTCTTTTCTTATCGGCCTCATCCAGTGCCTTGCGATGATACCCGGAACATCCAGGTCCGGCGCGACTATAATCGGGGCGATGCTTCTCGGATGTTCACGAATTGTTGCTGTGGAATTTTCATTCTATCTGGCCATTCCTACAATTGCAGCGGCATCAGCTTATTCTTTTTTGAAGGCTGGCATGGTTTTGTCTTCAAGCGAGCTTGTATCTCTTTCGGTTGGATTTATTGTTTCTTTTCTTGTCGCATGGATAGTAATTGCCGGTTTTATGAATTTCATAAGCAAAAGGGATTTTAAGTTGTTTGGATATTATAGAATAATTCTGGGAGGGATTGTTATTTTATCTTTTTTAACAAAAAGATAA
- the rpmE gene encoding 50S ribosomal protein L31 has product MKEGIHPKYEEITVTCACGNKFVTRSTKSELKLEICSQCHPFFTGKHKLIDTAGRIEKFRKKYKKDDSAVQKTA; this is encoded by the coding sequence ATGAAAGAAGGTATTCATCCAAAATATGAAGAGATCACGGTAACTTGCGCGTGCGGGAATAAATTTGTGACCCGCTCAACTAAAAGCGAGTTAAAATTAGAAATATGTTCACAGTGCCATCCGTTTTTTACAGGAAAACACAAACTTATTGATACTGCCGGCCGGATTGAAAAATTCAGAAAAAAATATAAAAAAGATGATTCCGCTGTTCAAAAAACTGCATGA
- the rho gene encoding transcription termination factor Rho gives MDIGALQGKTISELSEIAHDLKIEGVSNLRKQELIFKILRGQTEKNGLIFGQGVLEVLQDGYGFLRSEKYNYLPGPDDIYVSPSQIRKFSLRTGDVVSGQIRPPKEGERYFALLHVEAINFENPEIAKSKILFDNLTPLYPQKRIKLETTKTNLSMRVMDLITPIGKGQRGLIVAPPRTGKTMLLQAIANSVTTNHPEVVLIVLLIDERPEEVTDMQRSVKGEVISSTFDEPPTRHVQVAEMVLEKAKRLVEHQKDVVILLDSITRLARAYNSIIPSSGKVLSGGIDSNALQRPKRFFGSARNIEEGGSLTILATALVDTGSRMDDVIFEEFKGTGNMELHLDRGLIEKRIFPAINVGKSGTRHEELLMEKDELSRVWLLLRVLHQLSETEIMELLLEKLAKTKNNKDFLESINSNEK, from the coding sequence ATGGATATTGGCGCGCTACAAGGTAAAACTATCTCTGAATTAAGCGAGATTGCACATGACCTGAAAATAGAAGGTGTAAGTAATTTAAGAAAACAGGAACTGATTTTTAAGATCCTCAGGGGGCAGACTGAAAAAAACGGCCTTATTTTCGGGCAGGGAGTTCTGGAGGTTTTGCAGGACGGGTATGGGTTCCTGCGTTCAGAGAAATATAATTATCTTCCCGGTCCGGATGATATATATGTTTCACCGTCACAGATCAGAAAATTTTCACTCAGGACTGGCGATGTTGTATCAGGACAAATACGCCCTCCAAAAGAAGGTGAAAGATATTTCGCCCTTTTGCACGTCGAGGCAATCAATTTTGAAAATCCTGAAATCGCGAAAAGCAAGATACTTTTTGATAACCTGACTCCACTCTATCCTCAAAAAAGGATAAAACTTGAAACAACAAAAACTAATTTATCGATGCGGGTCATGGATCTGATCACTCCCATAGGAAAAGGCCAGAGGGGATTAATTGTAGCCCCGCCCAGAACCGGTAAAACCATGCTTCTTCAGGCAATTGCCAACAGCGTCACGACTAACCACCCTGAAGTAGTGTTAATTGTACTTTTAATTGATGAAAGGCCCGAAGAAGTAACCGATATGCAGCGTTCAGTCAAAGGAGAAGTAATCAGTTCCACGTTTGACGAACCGCCGACAAGGCATGTTCAGGTAGCGGAAATGGTTCTGGAAAAAGCAAAAAGGCTGGTTGAACACCAGAAAGATGTTGTAATCCTGTTAGACAGTATCACCCGTCTCGCGCGTGCTTACAATTCTATTATTCCTTCAAGCGGCAAGGTGCTTTCAGGAGGAATTGATTCGAACGCCCTCCAGCGCCCGAAACGGTTCTTCGGGTCCGCCAGAAATATTGAAGAAGGCGGGAGTTTAACAATACTCGCGACTGCCCTTGTTGACACCGGGAGCAGGATGGATGACGTAATTTTTGAAGAGTTCAAGGGGACCGGAAACATGGAACTGCACCTTGACAGGGGCCTTATAGAAAAACGCATTTTCCCCGCGATTAATGTGGGTAAATCAGGAACAAGGCATGAAGAGCTCTTGATGGAAAAAGACGAGCTCAGCCGTGTATGGCTTCTTTTACGCGTGCTTCACCAGTTAAGCGAAACTGAAATAATGGAATTATTGCTTGAAAAATTAGCCAAAACAAAAAATAACAAAGATTTCCTCGAGTCAATTAACAGCAACGAAAAATAG
- the dut gene encoding dUTP diphosphatase — protein sequence MSKVRVDIKRLPGNEDIPVPCFMSKHAAGADIAAAVKTPVTIFPGETKLIPAGLQIALPPGYEAQIRPRSGLALKHSIGILNSPGTIDADYRGEIGIIMINLGKSPFVINRGDRIAQMVINKVSQVEFILKDGLPETKRNDGGFGHTGK from the coding sequence ATGAGCAAGGTCAGGGTTGATATTAAAAGATTGCCGGGGAATGAAGATATCCCCGTTCCCTGTTTTATGAGTAAACACGCGGCCGGCGCGGATATAGCGGCAGCCGTTAAAACACCTGTCACTATCTTTCCCGGTGAAACAAAACTGATCCCTGCCGGCTTGCAAATAGCGTTGCCGCCAGGTTACGAGGCCCAAATCAGGCCGAGAAGCGGTTTGGCGCTAAAACACAGTATTGGAATCTTGAACAGCCCCGGTACTATTGATGCTGATTACAGAGGCGAGATAGGAATCATAATGATAAATCTGGGAAAATCGCCTTTTGTAATTAACCGCGGAGACCGCATTGCCCAGATGGTTATCAATAAAGTGTCTCAGGTTGAATTTATTTTAAAAGACGGCCTTCCTGAAACAAAAAGAAATGACGGCGGGTTCGGGCACACGGGGAAATAA